The following DNA comes from Sporomusaceae bacterium.
ATTGCCCAGGGACATTTCGGGATGAAGTATCCGCTGGCCAGCCGCGAGCTTATCGCCGATTCGATCGAGGTGATGATGAACGCCCACGCTTACGACGCGATGGTGCTGATCACCAACTGCGACAAGATCACGCCGGCGATGCTGATGGCGGCGGCGCGCCTTAACGTGCCGGCGGTCATGATCAGCGGCGGGCCGATGCTGGCGGGGTTCCACTGCGGCCGTAAGGTGGGCTACACCGACTTGTTCGAGTCGGTGGGGCAGGTGGCGCAGGGCAAGATGAGCGAGGCGGAGCTGGCGGCGTTCGAGTGGGAGTCGTTCCACGGGGCGGGAGCCTGCGCGCTGATGGGCACGGCCAACACGATGAATATGCTGGCCGAGGCTTTAGGCATGACGCTGCCCGGCTCGGGCACCGTTCCGGCGGTGAGCGGCAAGCGGCGCGCGCTGGCGAAGCTGACCGGGATGAAGATTATGGAGCTTTACAAGCAGAATATCCGGCCGCGGGACATCATGACGATGAAGGCGTTCGAGAATGCCATCGCCGTCGATATGGCGATCGGCGGCTCGACGAATACCGCGCTTCATCTGCCGGCCATCGCCAACTCCGCGGGGCTGACGGTCGGCCGCGAGGAATTCGAGCGGATCGCGGCCAGGACGCCGCATATCGTGAAGGTGAAGCCGGCCGGCGAGCATTTCCCCGAGGATGTGTACAACGCCGGCGGGGTGGAAGCGGTGCTGAAGCACCTGCTCGATAACCGCCTCGTCAACGGCGACGCGCTGACGGTGACCGGGGCCACGGTGGGGGAGAACCTCAAGGAGACGGCGGTCAAGGACGCGAGCGTCATCCGCCCGGTTGGCGATCCCTACCAGGCGACCGGCGGCATCGCGTTCCTCGCCGGCAATATCGCCCCCGAGGGGGCAGTGTGCAAGAAGGCGGCAGTGGCGCCGGAGATGCTGAAACACCGTGGGCCGGCCCG
Coding sequences within:
- the ilvD gene encoding dihydroxy-acid dehydratase; protein product: MKSHISTKGPERATHRAIYYSMGFLPSDLDKPLVAVVNSQNETMPGHTHLDEIAAAVKAGITAAGGTPIEFPVIGVCDGIAQGHFGMKYPLASRELIADSIEVMMNAHAYDAMVLITNCDKITPAMLMAAARLNVPAVMISGGPMLAGFHCGRKVGYTDLFESVGQVAQGKMSEAELAAFEWESFHGAGACALMGTANTMNMLAEALGMTLPGSGTVPAVSGKRRALAKLTGMKIMELYKQNIRPRDIMTMKAFENAIAVDMAIGGSTNTALHLPAIANSAGLTVGREEFERIAARTPHIVKVKPAGEHFPEDVYNAGGVEAVLKHLLDNRLVNGDALTVTGATVGENLKETAVKDASVIRPVGDPYQATGGIAFLAGNIAPEGAVCKKAAVAPEMLKHRGPARVFDQEEEAVKAIYGGKIKPGDVVIVRYEGPRGGPGMREMLTPTSAIVGMGLGSSVALITDGRFSGATSGAAIGHVSPEAAAGGPLALVEDGDMIDIDILAGKLNALVDEAELARRRDRLAPFVSDVPAGSYLERYACLVTSAMGGAVFRNMSCERK